One part of the Phragmites australis chromosome 3, lpPhrAust1.1, whole genome shotgun sequence genome encodes these proteins:
- the LOC133911213 gene encoding chemocyanin-like: MAQGRGSAARGNTTVVLALVLLCVLLHGEFAESAVYTVGDRGGWSFNSGGWPRGKRFRAGDVLVFRYSPKAHNVVAVSAAGYKSCSTPRGARVLTTGNDRVTLRRGTNYFICGIPGHCQAGMKIAVTAA; the protein is encoded by the exons ATGGCTCAGGGAAGGGGCAGTGCTGCTCGTGGCAACACCACCGTCGTGCTGGCGCTGGTCCTCCTCTGCGTGCTCCTCCACGGCGAGTTCGCCGAGTCGGCGGTGTACACGGTCGGCGACCGCGGCGGGTGGAGCTTTAACTCCGGCGGATGGCCCAGGGGCAAGCGCTTCCGAGCCGGCGACGTTCTCG TGTTCAGGTACAGCCCGAAGGCGCACAACGTGGTGGCGGTGAGCGCGGCGGGGTACAAATCGTGCAGCACGCCGAGGGGCGCCAGGGTGCTCACCACCGGGAACGACCGCGTCACGCTGAGGCGCGGCACCAACTACTTCATCTGCGGCATCCCCGGACACTGCCAGGCCGGCATGAAGATCGCCGTCACCGCCGCCTGA